Below is a genomic region from Salmo salar chromosome ssa11, Ssal_v3.1, whole genome shotgun sequence.
ggagagtgagacagagagcgggagtgggagagtgggagaatgagacagagagcgagagagagttagAGTGGGAAAGTGATacagagggtgagacagagagagagcgacagagtggGAGTGTGTGCTTCCATCCCCGGACCAGAGTAGGATCACAGCCTTGTGTTCTGCATCTCAATGGACGCCCAGCCACCAATACTGATGAGCCACAGAGTGTGTGATGTTCCATATACAGCGTTATCTGTTCTGGGTAAATGGATAGAAATCACAGTCCACACTGTCCCTAAAGTTCACTTTGACCTGGACATTCACATCCTTCACTATTCCGTATAGCATTGTTTCTAAATACATTAAAGAGCCAAGGGAGTCAGAGTTAGATTTGGTCATGAGTGATTTGCTTGCAGTTTTCTCTGAAAGGAATGGAGACTATGCTTAAAAACATAAAATGAAAATATGTCTTCAATTCATAATAATTCTCTGTTTTGTTTTACCTTAACGTTCTACGTTTTAATCCCTCTCAACAGATGCTAACATTCCATTGAGGAAAATGCTTATACAAATCTGCCCCAGATACTGCGGCGGCCAGGGGTGAGATGTAACGCTAATGCCTTTACCTCTGACTGGGTTTAGGAATGTTTCCTAAGTGCTGTTTATTGGTCACCAATGGAAAAAAACACCCCCCATGGACCCAATTGTGCCATTTCCTCTTGTTCCTGCTATGGATGCTGGGTTAGTATTCATGACTTTGTTAGGAACAGATGGTTAGAGATCCTGAACGCCTGATGCTGTGATGAAACATTCATACCACTTCCTGTGGGATTTAAGCCCTTTACTCAGGGGGGTGTAGGTATCGTGGGCTATTACTCTGCGTTGTGTGACACCCTGTCACCAGTATTCCCCGTTCCCCTTGACAGAAAGACGATCCTGGTAAAGGTTGAGTGCAACATTCACTATTTATTGCACAGTTGGTCTTGTCCAGTCCAATGTTGTCCAGTCCTATAAAAGTCTGTTGTCCTCCTGCTATGCCGACTCAGTCACCCCTTAGACGGAATGGCAACATTCACTGTGTGTTGATGCAACAGCTGGCATACAGGAAATCTATGAGGACGGCGCATTGCATTTAGTTTAGACGGCTGAAAGTAAAAGTCAATGGTCTTCATTATGAAACCCTTGGGAGTTGAATTTACATTTGTAAACTGGTGTTTTACTCTAGCTTTGTTCTTTAAATCAAACATTTTGTGCTGTTCCTAAATCGACACATGAACTCCCACCCTCAGATGACTTTAAGAATTCTTAAGTTGTAGTGCAAATTTGAAATCAAAGACAAAAACACAAACTTAACCCATGAAAATTATAAGGCAACATTTATAAATATATCAAAAAATAGTCATCCAGGAACTATCTTCGTTACGAAAAAGGTACAAAAGTTTTGTCCTGCACGAGTGAGAGTGACATGTTTTTCAGTTCCTCCGCTGACTTTACTGCCTTATAGCCCAGCTGATGTAGAACCTTCTGACACGTGGCCTGCGTGTACTCCACCATGTCATAGGACAGTTTCAAGCGCCAGCTCTCGGCGTTGGCTGCTGAGTCTCTCACCGTACCGTACTTGTGTTTAGCCGACAGCTCGGTGCTGCCCCTAGTGTTGGTCTGTATCCACTCCTCCACGCTCTTGTCCATCGACAGACCCAGGAAGTCATATATCTCCATGGTCTTCAGCAGAGGGTTCCTGGACAGATCCTCGTAACGCACCAGCATATACTTCCCTTTGAGCCAGTGGGGGTGGCTGAGCCCTGTGGACACGGAGCCGAGGAAGTCCTCACAAACCACCGTCAGCTGGCTGAGGTCCAGGTTGTAGGGCCTCCGCCCTGTGGCCCTCCAGATCCTCCACAGACGGTAGGTGTCCCGGAAAGTCTCGATCCGTGATGACAGGATCCCGCGAGGGTCGCGCACCAACTGGATAACCTTGATGTTCAGCCGTGGATCCTCCACCAGCGCCCGCAGGTCCCCGATCTCCGGCACACGCACAACCTTGATCGCCACATGCCGCTTCTCGCGGCAGGCATCGGCCGCCAGGGTCATGTTGAGGGCGGCGCACTTCTTGACGCAGTCACCCTCCTCTACATTGGCGTCGGTGGGTCCAAAGGCGTCACACACGGGCTGCGAGCATAGCGCCCGGCTGGCCCCTCTGCGGAACAGCTTGTCCGTGGTGTGGTTGGCTGGCGCCGGCTTAATGTAGCTCTCTAGGAAATAGAGATCGCAGCCGTAGAGGCTCCGCAGGAGATCGCGACTGGCACCCAGCATCACCCTGCGGTCGGCTGCGTTGCGGCTGTGAGATAGCCGAGGGATCAGCGTGGTCTGGACATGGTAGAGGGGCTCAAATAGGTAGAAGATGTCAGCATGCTGGTTGAGCAGCTGGCCCACGAAGGAGGAGCCGCTGCGCGTTGTAGCCAGCACCATGATGTGGGTCTTACGGGAGGTGTTGAAGCTGAAGTAGGGGTAGTCGTCGCAGCCGGCCCGCCCCTCCATGGGGGACTCTGTCTCGGGGCCTCCCAGGAGGCCACAGTTCTGGGGGCTTGGCACGGGGCAGAGCTGGAAGGGCTTGGAGGTGAGAGTCCGGATGGCGGTGTACTGGATGGCAATGGAGGCCAAGGCCAGCAGGATCACTGCCTTCCAGGAACATTGCATGGCTGGGCCACTTCATTTAGACGCCGCGAGTCAGAGCCAAGTCATATACCTGAGGTGGAAGGAAATAATGGTTACACTAGAGAACAATGGACTAACCCTGCTATTGATGCATATCATTGTACTATAGCCTCTAATAAAGAACTGAACTTGGAACAGTTGCTGTGAAGTCTATACAAGTTATGTAATGATGCATGTATCAAGCGTGAACTTGAAGACCAGCCTGATTTATTTAGAGCCTCAGTTTGATGTGTCAGTGCAGTGTGTTCTGTATCAGTGCAGTGTATTATGTATcagtgtagtgtattatgtatcaGTGCAGTGTGTTCTGTATCAGTGCAGTGTGTTCTGTGTCAGTGCAGTGTGTTCTGTGTCAGTGCAGTATGTTCTGTGTCAGTGCAGTGTGTTCTGTGTCAGTGCAGTGTGTTCTGTGTCAGTGCAATGTATTATGTATCAGTGCAGTGTGTTCCGTGTCAGTGCAGTGCGTTCCGTGCGTTCCGTGTGTTCCGTGTCAGTGCAGTGTGTTCCGTGTCAGTGCAGTGCGTTCCGTGCGTTCCGTGTGTTCCGTGTCAGTGCAGTGTATTCCGTGTCAGTGCAGTGTGTTCCGTGTCAGTGCAGTGTATTCCGTGTCAGTGCAGTGAATTCCGTGTCAGTGCAGTGTATTATGTGTCAGTGCAGTGTATTATGTGTCAGTGCAGTGTATTCTGTGTCAGTGCAGTGTATTCTGTGTCAGTGCAGTGTATTATGTGTCAGTGCAGTGTATTATGTGTCAGTGCAGTGTATCATGTGTCAGTGCAGTGTATTATGTGGCTCTGCTTTCTATGTGACCTCCAGCGATGCGCCAGATGGCTTTCCCTCTGTTGTGGCTTGTTGCTTCTACTGAATAAGCTGATATCAAAAGTCTCTTATGTCCACTGAATGCTCAATCACTAATGTACCGTTAGTTCACCCTCCACTAATCTCTGCCCTAAAGgcaggggttgagagagagagagagagagagagagagagagagagagagagagagagagagagagagagagagagagagagagagaatcaagtAGCCAGAAATATAAATCAAAATGAATTGTTTCTCTGACCAGCTAGCTTTTGTaattgaaataatatgtctgtgtgGAGGTGAGTGCAGAATATCATTCACAAAGATATGTAAACCATCCACAGTTGCACAACGTTTTACGGTTTAAATTAATGTCATATAAAGGGGAATCcataaaaaaaatgaattaaCATAATTCAAAAGGCTTTGTGTGGCAGTGATACATTATGTAGGATAAATGCCTTTGTATTTCTGTACAGAAATGTGATGCTCTGAACGGTAGTCAGTCACTACAATCAACATTCATCATCATCAGCTCGGCTACTCTTTTTGAGCGCTCAGTTCTGCTCTGATTCCACCTCAACCGAATTCACATTGTTACACTGGGAACTAAAACCCAAACGCTGAAAATATACAGTTTTAAAATCCGACGACTTTATTCCAAACTATAGGcctaaattaacttttaataccAAAATATCCCAATGCTCCCTTTATCCCATATCACTACAGAACACAGAGAAATGTAGGACATTAAATGTAAGCTAAATAAGTCGAATGAATGGTAGGCCTAagcatctgtttgtttatttatttatgtattctgTAGATAGTGATACCTATGGCCCAGGTTATTCCTCTGACAGACTCAAGCGGATTGCTGATTGAGCAGTGGCCCAATCTCATAAGAAATCAGAACACGATAAGAGAGCATAGACTATTATAATTGTAACAACGCATTAAACACCGCTTTGCCACTATGTGGTTAGAATAATTGCGCCACCTGTAGAAAAGCGACGCTTTAAACAGCATGCGACTGGCAAGTAATGTCTACCGACAGAGCTAACGGTGTGTGTCCGTTTGTGCGCGCGGGGACGCAGGGTAAGCTTCTCTTATGCATATACACTAAATATAAACATGTCATGCaccacaaccaaccaaccaaacatAATGGAAGGCATGGATTGAAGATTTGTAAAACAATAACTTTATCCACATATTGGTACATGTTTTAAATGAACCTACCCTGATGCAATTAGATCGCATAATATAATGGAAACATCGAACACGTCTGTTTCCACAGGATAGCCTAGTTACCTTATTGACGGCTGTGTTTAAGGACTGCCGTCAATCGCAAAGAAAAGTAGCAGCCGTGCGATTTTTCCAATCACAGACAACCGGTCTGGTTTCTACTAAAGCAGTATCCACGGTACGCTCGTCGGCTTTGTCCCCGCTTCTGCCATCGGGATAGCGGAGAAATAAGTGGATTATCCGTGCGTAATAGATCCATGAGTATTCACACTTAGGAAACCATTTACAAAACCGACGGAAAAAATAACTGATTGAAATGAAAGATGTGGAACACCAGGAGCTTCGTGCGCTGCATCCGTCGCGCAGTCAGGTTTCTTTCAACTGATGCGTGGAGGCTGTGTGCGTGTGAGGTAGGCTACACATGGACTGAACGTCTGGACCACCCCCAAACgcccctctcgctctgtctctctctcgctctcgctctcactcactcactcaaattCAAACGCAGACATAGGTTTTTAACCCATCTAGAACACTTGTCAGAATGTACGCAATGGCCACAATTACCCTGTTATTGGCCCCCACTGGGCCTGTTGTTTTTTGGATTAGGGTACGAGATAATTTCAGAAACTAGAGGAGATATTTGCTTTTCAAATAAGATATTAAGATGttaagtatatagtatgtataagctggaagtagaggaCTAAGCGTTGTTGTTTACTCAATTAGGGAAGGGGTGATAGGGTTAGAAAGTaatataaaggaaaatatatttaaaacaaatatgtgaatatatgtatttatatgtgtgtgtgtttattatatatatatatatatatatatatatatatacagtagaggtcaaaagtctggacacacttattaattccagggtttttctttatttggactattttctacattgtagaataatagtgaagacattcaaactatgaaataacatgtatggaatcatgtagtcaccaaaaaagtgttaaacaaatcaaaatacattttatatttgagattcttcaaatagccaacctttgccttgatgacagctttgcacactcttggctttctctcaaccagcttcatgaggaattcaactggaatgcatttcaataacagatgtctttctttttttctctcggaggacctgagccctaggaccatgcctcaggactacctggcatgatgactccttgctgtccccagtccacctggccgtgctgctgctccagtttcaactgttctgcctgttctgtttccagttacaatagtaatttagaacattaacaatgtctacactgtatttctgatcattttgatgttattttaatggaccaaaaaaaaaagtgcttttctttcaaaaacaaggacatttctaagtgaccccaaacttttcaacggtaatatatatatatatatatatatatatatatacgtatttgcaaaaaaatatttgggggattggaagtgatgcagacaattgcattgatggaagctacaatctgcaTTTTTAAAGTTGATTTacccctacatttaaaaaaaataatagatATTAAGATGTTAACATCATATTTTAATATTGTGTATATGGTACTTCTGATGCATGTATTCCCACAGTGACTTCCCATATTAGCATTTTGTTTAGGATGCCATCTTATTTATGCAATCCAAAAACATGTTTGACTGTTTCTGTTTGTGACTGGCACTCAATTAACATGCAATTGCTTCCTAAATATGGAGGCAAATGGT
It encodes:
- the LOC106593337 gene encoding carbohydrate sulfotransferase 1, whose amino-acid sequence is MQCSWKAVILLALASIAIQYTAIRTLTSKPFQLCPVPSPQNCGLLGGPETESPMEGRAGCDDYPYFSFNTSRKTHIMVLATTRSGSSFVGQLLNQHADIFYLFEPLYHVQTTLIPRLSHSRNAADRRVMLGASRDLLRSLYGCDLYFLESYIKPAPANHTTDKLFRRGASRALCSQPVCDAFGPTDANVEEGDCVKKCAALNMTLAADACREKRHVAIKVVRVPEIGDLRALVEDPRLNIKVIQLVRDPRGILSSRIETFRDTYRLWRIWRATGRRPYNLDLSQLTVVCEDFLGSVSTGLSHPHWLKGKYMLVRYEDLSRNPLLKTMEIYDFLGLSMDKSVEEWIQTNTRGSTELSAKHKYGTVRDSAANAESWRLKLSYDMVEYTQATCQKVLHQLGYKAVKSAEELKNMSLSLVQDKTFVPFS